From the genome of Venturia canescens isolate UGA chromosome 11, ASM1945775v1, whole genome shotgun sequence:
TTTCTtatttactgttttttttaaatttgactcCCTCGGCAATCGGCGTTTTTATCTGATTCGATATCCTGACATTTTTGTACTTCCCTTAACAGTCGCCGTCACCGTCGACTCTTACGGCAACCCGGTCGTTTACTTGCGTGACAAGAGAGCCCCGGCTGGTTACCCCCAACGTACCATGATGTTCACCGGCTACTACCGGCCCGTGCGTCGCTCCAACGATGCGCAAGCGACCGGAGTATTCGCTCAGGGGAACGCCGTAAGCGGAGGTTCTTACGTCGCCGAAAAACCCGATTATCTTGAGCGCGGTCCGGAGCCCATCGATGACTCCGGGCTCTCGAGTTCTGAGGCTGAAGCTGCACCGAATCCTGTGGAGCAGGATGCCCAGGATGAGCAACAGGTTAAATACACACCTGGTAAAGGGCAGTACGACGACGAGGCACCGAATCAGGTAAATATCCGGTTGTTTAATGTGCTTTACGGATGCGATTATTCGGtcttttcatgattttttaacgCTCAAAAAGTTGATGGAATGAAATTTACCGGTGCCTCCGCcgcgatgaaatatttttaacttttttttcggattACCCAAATCGGCGTACATTCGATACTTTCCGCCCGAATCGATACTTTCAAAAACCATTTTCTCTCCCCCAGGAGCACGATAAACAGTCTGCAGACCCAGCGGATCCTCCGGTAGTCGAAGACGCAGCACCGGAGCCGACGAAAGCTACCAAACGCCCGACGAAAACGGTCCGACcgcaaaaaacgaagaaacgtCCAACGGTATCCGAATCCGACGAGGAGTACGAGGACGAGAGCGACGACGacttcgacgacgacgacgaaccGGGCGCACCTTTCATCCCTTTCAAGAGCAACCGGCGCCGTAACAACATGccgaatttgaacaatttctTCCCCATGGTGTTCAGCTTCCCCCGGGGAATAGCAAGGGGTGGCTCAGCCGATTACGACTCCACACCAGGAATGATCACCGCCATAGCGAACAGTTATTCCACCGGGAAAAAAGGGGGCGTAGCAAGCTCGATGGCCACGGCGTACGGCGGAGCTCCTCAAGGGTGAGCCCCCGACACCTTCTTCCCTTGGCATGTTTCTACTGCCAAAATCATTCGATTACTAACCGCTTTGATCGGCATTTTCAGAAAGAAGCACAGGCGAGCTCAACCCGTCCAGGAATGATCATTCCCATTCGATTATCGAGATCAGAGTCGTCACGTTTTGTACctaaaggaaaaaatttataatattataattaacaatttaaaTGCTATAAAGGAGAATTTGTAATTACAAACCAGTGGAATAAAGGCGTTTACTGATGGATTAATCGAGTGCATTTCTTTCGTTGgtgcgtaaaaaaaaatgtttgacaaTTTCGGACGAGCTCCCGTCGACGCTCAGAGCATTCCGGTGAACTCTCAAGGTCGGGATTCTTCTCCGGGAAGAAGAGAACGTCACGGGTCACGCATGGAATGAAATGACAGATGGTTTCGCCTTGCCGatgttcatttatttataaatacgaGATTTTGTATCTCCTCGTGATTTAAACGTTTGAACATGCATGAGGCTCGCTTATTATGTCCCGAGGACACGTATCGCCTTTCCAAACATACGTTCAAGTTATTCCGACAAATAATAATGAGCCGGTTTTCCACAATGCTGATTTACTTGGCGCGGCTTCCTAACGAATTATTTGTTTTCCGGCATAACTCGAGAATTCGGCAGACGAGAATGCAGCATCTCGTGctccaaataattttatttaataaatcaaataaaaaacacacgcGCGGAAATCCCGGCAAACGGACTTTCGGTTATCAATAGGAATGCAGGAATTCCGTGAATGAATGCTCTTACGataatttgtcaatttttcttttcctgtATTTGTCCTTccggaagatgaattttgcAAAGATACCGCGGCAAAGAAAGGGGATCTCTTGGGTATAAATTGTCAGAGTAATCTGACATCGGCATCACTTCGTTCTAGCTATCAAGCTAGAGTTTCATTTTCGATCGTAATTAAGTTGTTTCAGAGACCAAAGTTCCAGTCGAAAATGGTCAAGCTTTTGGTGATCTTTTTGGCGGTCGCAGCCGTAGCGGCCGAAGAAAAAGCAGCCGAGAACGCCGAGGGTGAGTCTAATTCTAGTAAGCTTTTTAAGCACCACGATTTACGGATATTAACTTTCAACGAGTCAATTTGAAAGTGAGTGGAATCGCTACTAGCGAAATCGTACTTGCTCACTGAGTCAAGTGCGTCCATCAGCGAAATATCTCATCAGATATTTTGGCCAAAATATCTCATCATCCGAATTCGACTGCGCAGGTCAGCTGGTGAGGAACTCGAGAGGAATAATCTCGAACCTCTTCGGTGGATGTCAGAGCGGAAGTAGCAGCAGCAACTCCCGTTCATCGTCGAGTCACATGGATTCCGATGACTTTGAAATCATCAAACTGGACGCACCCCTAGGCGCGTCTCAGCCGTCCCCCTGTCAACAATCCGCTTCGTCCGGTTCGTCTCAGGGTTCTTACTCTCGTTACGGAGGAAGTTACTCCTCCTCCGATGACTCTGCTCCCCATGTGTCGACCCGCGTCGTAGGACAGAACATCAGACAGGCCTCAGCTTCGGCTCCGGTCCAACGAGCTCCAGCTCCAGTCACCTATTCCCAAGCCCCAGCTCCGGTTGTTCAACGCGCTCCGGTCCAACGAGCTCCAGCTCCAGTCACCTATTCCCAAGCCCCAGCTCCGGCTGTTCAACGCGCCCCGGCATCTTCCTGTGGCGGCGGATGTGGCGGCGGATGCGGCGGCGGATGCGGTGGCTCGAGCATTGCAGTATCAGGCGTTGTTTCCGGTGTCTTATCAAGTGGTGGATGCGGTGGCGGATCTAGCGGTGGATGCGGTGGCGGATGCGGTGGCGGATCTAGCGGTGGATGCGGTGGTGGATGCGGTGGCGGATCTAGCGGTGGATGCGGTGGCGGATGCGGCGGTGGATGCGGTGGCGGATGCGGCGGTGGATGCGGTGGCGGATGCGGTGGCGGATGCGGCGGTGGATGCGGTGGCGGATGCGGCGGTGGATGCGGTGGCGGATCTACCGGTGGCGGATCCAGCGGTGGTTACTCCAATCAGGTCGAATACGTCCACATCGAGCACCCTCCCCAGGTCATCGAGCAGGTTGTGGAGCACCACATCGAGCACCCGCCTCAAATAATCGAAACAGTTGTCGAGCACGTGATTGAGCACCCGCCCCAAATAATCGAGCACACGAACCACGTCATCGAGAAGGTGCCCCATGTCGTAATCGCCCGAGGTCACTCCCAATCCAACTCCGAGTCCCACTCGTCCCAAGCTTGTGGTGCTCGTATCGGAAAAGGCAAAAAGTTTTGAACTTCTCGACAACCAACTGAGATTGGAACTTCGATGACTTTGGATAGCCTCCAATGACCTGACCCGAAGAACCGACTTGCTCAAAATCGCTCCGACGTTGCCGTTTTCACGGCTAAGTGTACTTGCTTTcgcttcttctttctctcttataCATTAAACGACGAAACGATTTCTACTCATCAACATTATTCAACGTTGTAACGTTTCTCTACCTGCGCCGAACTCCTTCACACCTTTTTTACTCTCGTGCAATCTTCTCCGAGGAACTCCCGCGGGAATTTTCTCACTCTCACAATCGAGAGCTGCCTCCGTAGGAAGCTCCGCTCTTAACCCCGGCCTAGATCAGGTGCCTCGATCGGTTCCCCGATCGAGAGACTCCTCCACGAGGATTGCAGCCAATTTCTCGGAGCAGTGGGCCCACAAATTCGGCAAACCTTTCCACACGACTCGTGGCTTTTATCTCGAACTTTAATCCCCCGAATGAGCAACGATGTCACGTGTCGCCCGGCTGAGGATGACCCGGAGGGTTACCGACCCGAGGCTTTCAGAAGCGAAACCGGTTCGCCGAGATCCAAGAGGCCGCgaacgaggaaaaatcttTGGTCAATGAAGCTCCTCGGAAGAACTCATCATCGAGCCGCTCTCTGGCCGGAATTCGCCTAATTTATTCACCAGCGTTAGGCCCAGCGATTGAAAGTCCGTCGGTGATGGCATCGCCGCAGACTCATGAACCTTCGCGAGCCATCTCATCACCGAGCCTGTTTATTCCTTCGCTCGATTTCCCTCCTCCCTCATCCGCATTCACACTAAGAATTCCAAGGTCCGACGACTGGATGCTCGTCGACGAAAACAGCTTCGGATCGAGGCTTCGTTCCTAATTTACTATCGCAGGTTTTTCGTTCGGCGACGACATCCAACTGAGTTTAGAACTCCTTAATGATAATCGCAGACCCGGAAATTCTCGCCCTTATATAAACAGGCTCTTGACACTCCAATTCTATATCCAGCATCGCGCCATCCAGGAAACGTCTGCTCGAGCGTCAGTGTTACTACGAACCGACCATGAAAGGATTCACCATTTTGTTGGTCGCTGCTCTCTTGGCCGTCACTTTTGCTCTTCCAAACGCACTGCCCGAAGCGCACTCCCAACAAGGTTAGAACACTTGCAAATCTCGTTGAAATCATCCAATTAACTGACAGCAAGGTTGATCGAAATAGTGGAAAGATGGGCAGCTTTGcaaaatggatttttcaatTGTGTTTTTCATCGATAATTTCACTGTCGACGTTCATTCAACATTTGGAGTCGTCGATTAGCTTCTTTTAATCCGTGGACActacactggtgcaaatttgcatgcacgaaaagaaaaaaaaacaggttttcaaaattacttttttcaacctgctcttttttatataataaaatttgatttttccatttttttaattattctaaTCGATTACCGAGGAATTTTTACCCCTGAAAAGTCTCGTTATAAGATCAATTCCACACACtcatggatgaaataaaaacgttttgaaaattcaaagttcTAATTTGCACCAAAGACGAACTAAAAAAAGActgttttcacgaatttttttgaccggtatcaattataaatatggatgtaaaaagtgttaggtctaaaaaatacactctttaaatacacaacaaaaaaaaatttttgtttttattttactcagttttcgtacagaaaaatgggcgtgaagacaggtccaaaaaaacATGGGTGTGTGCTGTTGACAAAACCTCTGGAACGGATGAtcggagtaaaaaaaattagttttagattcaatagatAAATGGCTGTAGCGCGTAtcataagattttttattttttcaaaaatgacaaaatgacggtggtttttcaaaaaactacgaaaaaaacacgtttcttttcgtcgttttttgcaaaaaaaaaatagttccgctcaaaatttcaaaattcgtatgatacgcGCTAACACGTGGccaaattttggttcaatagttccggagatttgatcaacgagccgtccgaaaacgtaattttgagaaaaatgcgTTCAAACAAACGCGGCAGCGCACTGGGCGGTGCGTATTAGCAGGCTCAGACAGCcgagtaaacgtcgctcaaaagtagaCTTGGACTgttcagatttttataaaattttagtaagatatttttaaatacgtatattttcgaaaaatgaagtaaaccattgattttttgaaaactctaattagggtagactCCTTAAAGTAGCTCGGCCGTTCTATGGCTAGAcaagtttgcaactacttcgtgttgattaatttaaagtgtattaataaaatgaataaacacttacattgagaatatttttatcacaataatgtaataaaatgcttcaaGTTTATTACAAAAGATCAAATTTACACTTCAACTTTAAATACACACAACCTaggcaacatttttattgtgcgaaaaaataaagttttttcttgAGCGTTTGctttcttaaaagccccgtaaggtaatgttttttttttttttttttttaaagaaacggaatctgcgataaattttcttcacgatttattcatttaattttttcagaattcatATTATTGTAAGTTCTCCCATAAGATAACGTGTTAAAGactcaaaattgtgaatgaaataatttaaaattttgctCCGCAAGAGGCCTCGGAACTCTGCTTACCGAtatcaggggaccttaaactgtcatttaccgcaaaaaaagtggaccttcaCCGTACTTTGCCGAACGGGCGAAGTACTTTAAGAATCGAATCAGAATTTCATCGCCATTAAAAAAGTGCATCAGCCCGTTGTTGacaaattctcgtttttcgaaGTCGTgcttttttttgataattagAAAACCTGAAATTTTGGCTTTTCCCGGAAGCATTTTCGCCGGCTGCTGACAATTGACATTTTTCTTGTCTTCCAGGCCCTCAGATCGAGTTGGTGAGAAATCCTCGAAACCTTCATCGCGTCTTGGGCTTCGGTGGTATCCACAGTTTGAAAGGACACGGTGGATTGAAAAAGCACTTCGGTGGCCACCACAAAAAGGGGCAGCTTGGAGGCAATTTCAAGGGAATTTTAGCAGGCTTTTTCTAACTTTCCACGAGACGTGCGAAAAAATCGTGAGctgaaaatgtacaaaaaaacaaGCAATTTTGACGAATCGGCGAATCCAAAGTGATCGTCGATGGGATTTTAGTTTTTAATTGAGATAAAATATCCATTTGCGAATCCCCTTAATCGGTGATGAAATAATCgacgaaaaacaataaaaaaacattatttctgTCTCGGGGACTATGCTCAATCATAATATCGAGAAATCTTCGCGATTGGAGTCCGCTCGTTTGCAATTTTGTTTGCGTCATGTTCAACGACctcaaaatgaataaaaattgtcagGAATGTCCTCATTGATATTGGATAATCTGTACGGAAAAATGTCAAATaaagaaacgaaataaataaacattaaGCAGAAATCTCCTTATTGCTGCTCGTACGTGTGAATCGAACGTAGCAGGGGGGCAGACTCAGCGAAATTCGTGAGCCAAGTCACGCGCGCCGAGGAACTTAaatatttatcgttttttttttcgtaatattttCATACGATTAAGAATTGTGTCAGTGAGCTCTCACTGCTTTCGAAAGAATCGATGAAGCATGAGCCACCAAGTATTTTCATTCGTCGTCGAGAAAAGGGACGAATTTTATGTTATTTTCAGAGCTGGACAAAAAGGCCTGTATTCGTGAGAAAATCTATTTCTACGATggaggaataaaataaataaattctatTAGAATTATTCGTATTTAGGAAGAATTACCAAAATCctagaaaaattgatgaaaattgtcgGATAACTTGAAAGTTATTCTAAACCTTTGACTAATTGATAAATTGTTGATTTCCatttttagtaatttgaaaatttttcgtccaTTCTCTTCATTACGCTTGTCGACGAATCCATTAGATACCgttccaaaaaattgaattttttcttctgtttaaaTATTATCAAACGTTATGGAAAAACGCAGTTTGGTCGTAGTGGAGAGATTGGAAAAATCAGGGCagagaaaaatcacgaaaactGATAATTTAATCACGCCGACCGAAATCGAAGCACAAATCTCTTTCTCGATCCAAATCTTCTCTGATAAGCCTACGAATAGTAGATTGAGTGGTCGTatataaacgtaaaatcagtGCCTCGAAGGTACACTAAGTTGGTTTACCGTGTCCTCGTAAGATCGCTTCGACTAGGAAGCCAAAGCGTTAAGAAGGATGTCGCTGAAAATATATCTTCTCGTCTTATTCGTTGGATTCACTGTTGCTGCACCAGCTGAGAAAAAAGCTGAAGATCGTGGTGAAGACAATGCTGAAGTCAAAGAAGACAAATCTCAGGGTAAGCCAACACAAAATTCCCTTCGAGTAGAGCACCTTTCGATTGgatagttttttgttttatctcGAATACGGATTTCTTAAAGTAATCCTAATTGTtgaattaaggtagttcatgcacgaaacgatttacTTGAGAAAGTCTGAAATtaacacagagtttaaatggataGTCGACTCACAAgcaaatcaaattttaaggggttcgtcttattggttatttatataaacgtgcttaaaaaaaaaaaacaatgaagtatatgaTGATCcttaaatttgtttatttcgttttttctcggcttggcccattcctgtcacagccttctgtctttttattaatactttattctcgatccatttccctttgcgctctccaaACCGAttttaaacataaaaaactacagtattttcgtcagggacgaatgaaatttggggttcgttcagtgatggatccccgctTAATTagtggcttgtaatttcattcgccaaaagataagttgaaaaaatgtctttacaatttcgaataaataactctgacatgaaTTTAAAGCGATTATGTccttaattaggaagtaaaaatcgattgaatttagagacccataaaatacgatccttcgggcatgatctaccttaagtgATCGTGATCGCCCAGAGTCCGGACACTCACAAAAGTCACCCTAATCTCCGGTGGCCTTAATTACTCTGAGCCAGTCTCTGCCTGGGCTTTTCTATAACTATTTGTATCAAATACGGACGCTCGTTCTCAGTCAATTTGCTGAGCCACGTTCCCAGCACGATGTTTCCCAATTGGGACGTTCAAACCAGTTCGAACAATCGTGATCGTTTGACGAATCAATCGGTCGTGACTGCTGAATTGGCGTttgaaaaaaggcaaaaaaagaTGATAAATTCCAACTTATTCGTTTCGTTGCCAGAAGTGCAAGCTGACCCGCCAAGAGTAGCAAGACAATTGGGTCAGCTGGATAATGGTTTCGGAAGCCCGCTCTTCAACCAGGCTAATATCGAGGAAGGCTACGCTCCGCAATTCAACGATGCTCAGAATATGTTCATCGATTCTACAAGCTTGCCAGTGCCCTCTGGCCCTAGTTGGGTCTGGGGAATCCCAATCGGAGGAGTTGGCGCCGAAGAAATCGCTTCCGGAGCTTATGACCCAAGCACAGGGGACTTCAACGGAGAAGCGAGCTTCGATGGAGGTTTCAACGGAGGTGGTGGAGCTTTTGGCGGAGACGAAGGTTACGGCCTTCTCGAGAGACCCTATGAGCCCACTGCGGGGCCGATCATGATGATCCCTCAGCCGCCAGCCATCGATTACATTCCCTACCAACCGCCGGCGCCAATTCCAGCTGCCGCTTTTCCCCGTCCATTCGGTGGAGGGAACGCTCTTCCACTACCGCCGCAATCCTCAGCCCGTCCACGATTCCCATTCAATCTATTTAGCCGGCGATTCAATGAGAACAACGTTCCATCATTACCAAGAACCCCAGCGCCTGCCGTAACTTCGTTCAGCCAATTCCCGAGCGATTTCGGAAATGCCGACCGCCCGGTTTCCCGGCTCCCGGGCCCAGTTTCCCCGCCGACCCAGTACATAGCGATCCAACTGCCTGCACCAAGTGGACCAGCTCCAGCTAATCAGATCTTCGGCCCTCCAGCCCCAGCAGCCATTCCCTCGTTCGTACCTTTGCAACAAGCTGCACCAGCTCCAGCCAACCAGTTCTCCGGGCCTGCAGTTCCACCAGTTCCCCGATTCCGACCCTTCCAGCAACCTGCACCGGCTCCGGTCAACCAGTTCTCCGGGCCCGCAGCTGCACCGGCTCCCCAATTCCTGCTCTTCCAACAACCTGCACCGGCTCCAGTCAACCAGTTCTCCAGGCCCTCAGCTGCACCAGCTCCCCAATTCCGACCCTTCCAACAACCTGCACCAGCTCCAGCGAACCAGTTTTCCGGGCCCGCAGCTGCACCAGCTCCCCAATTCCAACCAGCTCCAAGAGATTTCGGCTCCCAAAGCGGACCAACTGCTCCCAGGTACATCCTCATCCAACCAGTGGCAATAGCTCCTCCCGTAAGTTCCCTTTCCGCCAACAGAGCTGGGTCATCCAGCAACGACATTTTATCCAGTCCAATCCTCGTATCAATTTCACCCAACGTTTTGTCCAGTCCGCCGTCAGCCCAGCAAGCAACTCAATTCGTGCAGCCTTCCCAACCGGCCTCTGCAGCCGGTGCCGTCGCCGGTTTACCTGCCGATCCAGCGGCTGTCCAGACCTATCATGTCCAGCCGGTTGCGCCCATTAGTTTTTCGTCAGGTCAACAAAGTGGCTCACCATTTACCAACGCGAACGGTGCTGGAGGAAACTTCCTCCAGACTCTGGCAAGTCCCCGTTACGGGAGGCCCTCTGGGGGCTGGCAGCCCGGACCTCCGGGAGGAAACTTCCTCAATCGTTTCCCAAACCTCAAGGCAAGACTCCTCACGAAGTTGGCGAGAGCACTGGAAACCATGGCAGCTAATGTTCGAACCAATTGAAAACgcatttttaccattttttatttatttaacaatCCTCT
Proteins encoded in this window:
- the LOC122417967 gene encoding uncharacterized protein; this translates as MTNSLWAFLVVATATVVIVAEGRAVNPKPVAVTVDSYGNPVVYLRDKRAPAGYPQRTMMFTGYYRPVRRSNDAQATGVFAQGNAVSGGSYVAEKPDYLERGPEPIDDSGLSSSEAEAAPNPVEQDAQDEQQVKYTPGKGQYDDEAPNQEHDKQSADPADPPVVEDAAPEPTKATKRPTKTVRPQKTKKRPTVSESDEEYEDESDDDFDDDDEPGAPFIPFKSNRRRNNMPNLNNFFPMVFSFPRGIARGGSADYDSTPGMITAIANSYSTGKKGGVASSMATAYGGAPQGKKHRRAQPVQE
- the LOC122418279 gene encoding glycine, alanine and asparagine-rich protein-like — translated: MVKLLVIFLAVAAVAAEEKAAENAEGQLVRNSRGIISNLFGGCQSGSSSSNSRSSSSHMDSDDFEIIKLDAPLGASQPSPCQQSASSGSSQGSYSRYGGSYSSSDDSAPHVSTRVVGQNIRQASASAPVQRAPAPVTYSQAPAPVVQRAPVQRAPAPVTYSQAPAPAVQRAPASSCGGGCGGGCGGGCGGSSIAVSGVVSGVLSSGGCGGGSSGGCGGGCGGGSSGGCGGGCGGGSSGGCGGGCGGGCGGGCGGGCGGGCGGGCGGGCGGGCGGGCGGGSTGGGSSGGYSNQVEYVHIEHPPQVIEQVVEHHIEHPPQIIETVVEHVIEHPPQIIEHTNHVIEKVPHVVIARGHSQSNSESHSSQACGARIGKGKKF
- the LOC122418273 gene encoding vegetative cell wall protein gp1-like isoform X2 — translated: MSLKIYLLVLFVGFTVAAPAEKKAEDRGEDNAEVKEDKSQEVQADPPRVARQLGQLDNGFGSPLFNQANIEEGYAPQFNDAQNMFIDSTSLPVPSGPSWVWGIPIGGVGAEEIASGAYDPSTGDFNGEASFDGGFNGGGGAFGGDEGYGLLERPYEPTAGPIMMIPQPPAIDYIPYQPPAPIPAAAFPRPFGGGNALPLPPQSSARPRFPFNLFSRRFNENNVPSLPRTPAPAVTSFSQFPSDFGNADRPVSRLPGPVSPPTQYIAIQLPAPSGPAPANQIFGPPAPAAIPSFVPLQQAAPAPANQFSGPAVPPVPRFRPFQQPAPAPVNQFSGPAAAPAPQFLLFQQPAPAPVNQFSRPSAAPAPQFRPFQQPAPAPANQFSGPAAAPAPQFQPAPRDFGSQSGPTAPRYILIQPVAIAPPSAVSPASNSIRAAFPTGLCSRCRRRFTCRSSGCPDLSCPAGCAH
- the LOC122418273 gene encoding skin secretory protein xP2-like isoform X1 gives rise to the protein MSLKIYLLVLFVGFTVAAPAEKKAEDRGEDNAEVKEDKSQEVQADPPRVARQLGQLDNGFGSPLFNQANIEEGYAPQFNDAQNMFIDSTSLPVPSGPSWVWGIPIGGVGAEEIASGAYDPSTGDFNGEASFDGGFNGGGGAFGGDEGYGLLERPYEPTAGPIMMIPQPPAIDYIPYQPPAPIPAAAFPRPFGGGNALPLPPQSSARPRFPFNLFSRRFNENNVPSLPRTPAPAVTSFSQFPSDFGNADRPVSRLPGPVSPPTQYIAIQLPAPSGPAPANQIFGPPAPAAIPSFVPLQQAAPAPANQFSGPAVPPVPRFRPFQQPAPAPVNQFSGPAAAPAPQFLLFQQPAPAPVNQFSRPSAAPAPQFRPFQQPAPAPANQFSGPAAAPAPQFQPAPRDFGSQSGPTAPRYILIQPVAIAPPVSSLSANRAGSSSNDILSSPILVSISPNVLSSPPSAQQATQFVQPSQPASAAGAVAGLPADPAAVQTYHVQPVAPISFSSGQQSGSPFTNANGAGGNFLQTLASPRYGRPSGGWQPGPPGGNFLNRFPNLKARLLTKLARALETMAANVRTN